Genomic window (Acinonyx jubatus isolate Ajub_Pintada_27869175 chromosome B1, VMU_Ajub_asm_v1.0, whole genome shotgun sequence):
GGGTGTCTGGAGCTAAGAAATGCTCACGAGTTGGCAGGCAGATGAGGTCGGAACCATCTCGTGGCTCGTGCACACACCTGGCACCGGGGCTGGGAGGCTCCTTGAGGGGACTGGTGGAGCTGGAGCCTGTTGGGCATCTGTTTCTCCACGTGGTCTCTCAAGCCACACTTTGCAGCCAGCCTTGTCACACAGGGCCTTGGGACTCCCATGGCGTGTGTCCTGGGAAAGGGAAAGCCAGGTGTGGCTTTGTGACCTCAGGGCCCCCTCAGTGGCCCCTCACTGCTTTGACAGCTCCCTCAGCTGACACAGTCACAAAGGCCTGAGGGGTCCCAGGGCAGGGGGACTCGGACTGCACCTCTTGGTGGGAGCTGGCATGGGCCTGGCAGAGCATGTCTGGAATACACAGTTTGCCATGTGCAGAAGCAGAGTGGAGGCAACGTTGCCAGATAACAATTAATTGTTTCAAATGGTTTTCCCACATCATTTGAGACCAGCTCTGCTGCCCTGGTTATAGGCTGGAGTTGAGTTTGACCTCCTGGAATAAAGATGACGGGGCCACTCAAGAACGAGCCCTGCCTGTCTTCTGGAACACCTGAGCCACACCCCTCCTAGCTGCTTCCTGGAGCCCTGGCAGTGGCCTCTGGTGGGAACAGTAGAGCGCTCCTTCCTATCTCTGTTCGCTCATTTACACAACCATCCACTCTACACACGCAAGACACATAATGCCTCCATCGTCCTTCCGTGTCCATCCCAaggaggattttctttttttagggccAATTCTGTAAGAGGTGGCTGAGCAGACTCAGTAAAAAAGAATTGACTGCagtctttaaaattaatatatgtttcCTCTGGTCTCTATAGTTGTAACAACACTATAGGATATCTATcctaaaagatgagaaaagaggggtgcctgggtggctcagtcggttaagcgtctgactttggcttaggtcatgacctcacggctcctgggtttgagccccgtgtcagagctcagagctcaccagctcagagcctggtgcctgcttcagattctctgtctccctctctctgctcctcccctgctcgtgctctgtctctttctctcaaaataaataaagaaattaaataaagaaagaaagaaatattaagaattttttaaaaagatgagaaaagagagcTTTAAAGCTTTTAAATAACTCATGCATTTTTTACTCCTTTATCTGGTAACCATCGTGATAATCATCGTGATAATGTTAATGAGAGTAATACAATAGCTACAATCCGCCAACCCCCTTTTCTGTGTCCAGAACCGTGCTTAGCACTCCGCAAGTAACATCCCAGTAAGTTCATGTAACTGACACAAAGCCAAATCCCCCAACCTCCTGGCATCAGCCTTTCCTTTTGCATCCAAATCACACACCAAAATCTCCAGCCCTCAGAAATGCGGGTCGGTAAATCCCTTTCCAGTATTTCTTAGGTTCCCAGGGTGCTTGTGCTCAACTGATACTGTACCTGATCTCAGGCTGCAAGCATCCCTCACCACGTCTGGATCCGCGTTCCTGCACCAGCTCCTTCCGGCTCAGTGTGGTACTTGCCTTGTTTATCTGCTCAGATCCCAAACCCCAAAGGCCATTGTATGTGACAAAGTCTTGTGAATGCTGGAAACAATGGATGGAGCAGATGTGTGAGTCACTGCCAGAAACAGAAAGTTAGCAAAGGACATGACCCCCATTTTCCGTCACCTCCTCCTCCAGACTGTCCCTCTGGCATCCCTTTCCTGCCCTTGTCTGTCCCCGTAGGACgtcagaatatgccaccccaaataTGTCACTTAGATATGAagattattttaagctgaaggcaattgagaaaTAGCAGAtgtcaaaacaaaaacccacaactctctgctctcccctacCATTTGCCCGAAAGCAAGCCTAGACTTGTACTGAGGACTCTAGACGTTTACCCGCCCAGAGACAGCTGAGAGGCACCCACATAACAAACCTGGTTAACATAACATAGTTACTTACCTTCCCACGTTGCACCCTAAAATCCTAAAGTCCTTTGCCTTTGTCTTGTCACTTCTCTGCATTATTGTTCTCTGCTATGATGCTCTATAAGCCCCAGGTTCTAATCTCCCCTCAGTTACTCATCACTGAGTTTCTCCCACATGTATGCACATGCCACatgttaataaattatatttttctcacgtcaatcttttttttaagttatatttattttgagagagagagaaagcagaggaggggcagagagagagggagggagagagagagtcccaagcagtctcccagtgcaggccttgatcccatgaaccatgagatcatgactcaagctgaaatgaaatcaggcactcaaccgactgagccacccgggtgtcccctTAGGTCAATCTATTTTTTGTCAGACAAATTTACTTTCCTAGGTCCCAGCTAAGAACCTCAGAAGGTAGAGAAAAggacctttctttctctcaacctCTCATGGGTCTGAGTCCCTGATGGTGTCTATACAGCTTCCTAATGAAAaactaaacttttattttcaaaacatagatccatttggtgtttattttgcttttcctccaTATTACATACATCTCCAAAAGCTTTGCTGGAGCCAACCAAATTCCTCATTAATACttacctgaggggcgcctgggtggcttagttggttaagcctccaacttcggctcaggtcgtgatctcatggttcatgggtttgagccctgcactgagctctgtgctgacagctcagagcctggagcctacttcggattctgtgtctccctctctctctgcccctctcctgcgcatgctctgtctctcaaaaataaataaatgttaaatattttaaaaaacactcacttgaggggcgcctgggtggcgcagtcggttaagcatccgacttcagccaggtcacgatctcgcggtccgtgagttcgagccccgcgtcaggctctgggcggatggctcagagcctggagcctgtttccgattctgtgtctccctctctctctgcccctcccccgttcatgctctgtctctctctgtcccaaaaataaataaacgttgaaaaaaaaaaagatttaaaaaatactcacttGATAAAGTTGGAAATAAGACCGAATTATTCATCAGATCATAAAAACACACCTGACTGCTGCAGACCATATTTTTCAGTGAGCTGGGAAATCTGTATTTACTAACACCATTTCATACTCCTCAGTCTATtcttccattaatttttaaaataaaaattgtatatatttaaggtatagaAAATTTGCTATATGCATGTAGAGAAATGATGGctacagtcaagctaattaacatatctcctcacatagttaccatctCCCGTGTATGCTGAGAGCAcctgaaatctactctcttagcaaatttccagGGTTCGATATAAAATTATGAACTAGACTCCTATGCCACACACAAGATCGCTAGACCAATTTGTCTTACATAACTCTCTGCCCCTGTAACCACCATCCTACCCTTTGCTTCTACGTATTCAACTCTTTTAGATTCTATGTATCAGTGACAACATGCaggtctttttcctttctgtgtctgccttatttcacttagcattttgcCTTCATTGTTGTCCCTGTTGTCTCAAacgacaggatttccttctttctaatggctggttaatattccattgtgtgtatatcacaattctttatccatttatccattgatggacacttaggttgtttccatatcttggttattgtaaataatgctgcagtgagtataagggtgcatatatctcttcaaggtcctggttttgtttcccttagtatatactcagaagtgggattgctagatcacatagtctgccttccttccttccttccttccttccttccttccctccatccatccttccttccttccttccttccttccttccttccttccttcctttttcttccttcctttttctttttctttcttttctttctttctttcccttccttccttccatccttccttccttccttccttcctgctttcctttcctttcctttcctttcctttcctttcctttcctttcctttcctttcctttcctttcctttcctttcctttcctttccttccttggaACCcatgtactgttttccatagtggccatatcaatttacattcccaccaatagttaaccagagttcccttttctctacatccttgccaacatctgtttttatttttttatgctagCCATTTTAGCATGTGtgaggagatatctcattgtgtttttgcattttcctgatgattagtgacattgagcatcatttcatgtgtctaaTGACCACacagaacaaaggaaacaacaaaaggaaaaggcagcctacaggtTGGGAAAGAATGTTTGCAAACCACGTATGTGATAAGGAGTTAACATCCAAAATTTGTAAGGAAAACATACAACTTGATAGTAAAATTACAcataacctgatttaaaaatgggcaaaggacccaaatagacattttccaaagaaaaagtacaaatgaCCATTGGAATTTACatagtgattgcattgaatatacAGCTGCTTTTGGCAGCatatcttatttccttttttaatttttcaatatttatttagttttgagagagagagagatacagagtcaggcaggggaggggcagagagaggaagacacagaatctgaagcaggttccaggctcccagctatcagcacagaaccccgcacagggtcaaactcatgaactgtgagatcatgacctgagttgaagcctgacgtttcaccaactgagccacccaggcaccccagcatatCTTAAATTTAAGAGAAATCAAGGAGGCTGTGGCCTGACCTTGCAGGAGGTAATGATGAAGGTGTGAATTACTGTCATCTGGTGGAGACTCTGTCCATATCACCCGGAGATGCCCAAATGTTCTTTCACATTTTCCTGTCTGCCTTAAGGGAGTGTGTATATCGGAGGCATCttgtgatttccttttatttctttccccctttcaTGAACCTACTTTGGGTGCTAATGATGTTACGATCTTCTcaaagagaagattaaaaaaaaatttttttttactatgtgtCCATTTTATTCACCTTTATCCTTTTTACTTTGGTTTTACCTCCCTTTGTTCTAGTTCCTTAGGGTAGAAATTCATTCACATTGTTAATTTGTGGGCTTTAGTCATGTCTATATTAAAAGCATTCgatgctataaatttctctctgagCACTGTTTAAGCTACATTCCCACAAATTTTGGTACGTTGTTTTCATTCTTGAtgggtttaaaatattttctaacttcccatgtgatttcttctttttacccACTAGAAGCATGTTGATTAATTTCCacattttttgaggatttttccaGATATCTTTCAGTTACTGACATCTTTGTAAATTCTACTGTGGACAGACACAGTGTGTGTCTCTCTATGGTATacattgaataattttaaattgttttgatttttaagactTGTGTTATAGCCCAGTATGGGCtgtattatataacattttagaGGATTCTGTGATTATTGCATAGTGTCCTATAAATTTCAGTTAGGTCACACTGCATGATactgttcatgtcttctataTATTATTACTGAtacttttttctgctttttcttttcactatAAATGAAATGTCACAGTATCTACTAGTAATTGCTAATGTGTCAATTTCTCCTCCCCTTTATATCAGttttcttttaagactttttgGATTTTGTTATGAAGAGCATTCTAATTTAGtattatattatgtaatatatgttatTGGTGAATTAACCACTTTATGACTGGGAAAAATATCCCCTTTTATTCCTGGTAATACTTCTTCTAAAATCTACTTTGATTTATAGGCAATTAGCCAACATagttaattctgttttctttagatCAATGTTTCCTTAGcctgtttccattcttttatttttaatctatctttGTCTTTCCATTTGATATCTCACATAagtttcttatagacagcatgtatcttatcatattaaaaatttttttttaatatttatttatttttgggagagagaaagagagagcatgagtggagtaaaggcagagagagagggagacacagaatccaaagcaggctccaggctctgagctgtcagcacagagcccgatgcggggcttacccatgaaccccaagatcacgacctgagccgaagttggccgcttaaccgactgagccacccaggtgcccttcttattatcttattttttaaggagCCGACAGTCTCTTCATTTGACATAGAATCTTAGCTGATCATGTAGAGCCAAATTTCCATCTGGCATTATTCTTCtgcctaaagaaaaaaaaattaatagtgcaGGTTTTCTGGTGAGAAATTTTGTTAGCTTTttgttgcttaaaaatttttaccttatttttaaaatagactttattttttagagcagttttaggctcatagaaaactgagcagaaggtacagagatttcacACATCTCCCCTGTCTTCACACTCGCACAGCCTCCCCATCCACATCTGGCCAAATTGGTGCACCTGCATTGACATATCATTACCACCCAGAGTAATTCCAGAACAGTTCACACTAGGGCTCCAGAGGAGGGCTACAAATGCCATCCCTTTGTGAGGACTCTCTCCACCCTGCTGGTCGGAATGCACGTGTTCCAGACCGGTGTGTGTTCCTGGAATTGTCCATCCAATCCCtgttgggtgtttttgttttcctctgagcTTGCCAAATTTAACCCCAAGGTGCTGAGCCCGGCACTCCAGCCGAGATTCAAGACAGTCCTCTTCTGCACTTGGGAGCTCTGTCCTCATCCAGATGCCCCTTTCCGGTTCTCCATGCCAGGAATGCAGGGGTCTTGGGCTGCCTGAACTTTGATCCATCTCTGGTCTGCTTGGCTTCTTCTTCCCTGTGCTctggcctggaacctgcttcctgCAGGAGACTGGAGACTCTCACCGGCCTCCACAGCCACGGTCTCACACTGCTGACTGTCCAGCGTCTGGAACAGCAGTCTGGCATCTCTGTCTGCTTCCCCAGCTGCATCCTGTAGGAGGGCAGTTCCCACAGCTGTTCATCCTTTTTCGATGGGAAGTGGGATTCAGACTCTTCTCTGCAGGAGTCTGCTCCCCTCTTCCTGACAGCCGGGTTCTCTTGCCTTTGTATAGGGCTGGTGATGGGGAAGATGGGCCTGCTTCTCCATCTCCTGGAACCATCTGTTCCAACCATCCGTCGGGAGAACACTGTTCAAACCATAGCACCTTCAAGCCACTGGAATGTACTTCACTAAACCGTCTGAGCAGCTGTTGTGCTCCAGGCACTTTATGAGGTTCCAGACAGGAGTAAGACAAGGTCCTTGCCCTTAAAAAGTGATGCAACCAAATACGGAGATTGGAAATATGCAAATGTATAGGACGCAGAGATCAAGCAAGATTCACTGAAGGAGCACTGGGTCAGAACCCTGCAGTGAATCAGAGGAAATCTCCTATTCTTTCTGGAAAGAGGCACTCTTTTTAAGAAGGAGGCAGGATCTGCAATGGCCTagggtggggggcgggaaggATGGGTTGAAGTTTGCAGAAGGGTGATTGCATGCCAGCGCAGAGGCACCGGTGAcaggaaggcaaaggaaatatTTCAGGGAAAACAGGCAGTCCAGTTTCACTgggatacataatttgcaaaaaaGGGAATCAAATCTGATAACCCTTGGAAAATAAGCTCAGGTCCCCTGGGGGATTCCTCCAAATTTTCCTGTGTTTGAATTAAAGGTGAGTCCAGTAACACTTTCTAAGCTATCAGTTTGGTAACAATGACCACAAtaaccagaattaaaaaaaataatcaagctCCTAAttgttttgagaaaaatatttaatttgattttgctTCTACAAACTTCCAGGAGGCATCTCACAACACTTTACAACACTCCCATAGCgtttctggattttttatttctttcttcggCAGCACTTTCGGCCGCTGAGAGAGCATCGGCCGATTTGCTCCTCCTTTGGAAGGCAGGTTAGCAGAGCGCACCTGCCGCTTCTCAAACTGCAAAACTGCTTCTGCAGGAGGCTTATAATTCCTCCATTTCCTGTAGCGAAAAAACAGGACACATGGAAGGCTTGGTCCAAGCACAAGGCTTTTGGAATTCCCCAAATAACTGGTCTGCTACCTTTCTTGTATTCCCCCCCGCCCAAGCCCCaacccccccgcaccccccctcGCCTCTCCTGCCCTCAATATACACTTCTATTTAGGGTCGGGTAGTTGGAAAGTGAATTCAGTTATAATCCTAGTTGTATACCTCATGGGGTGAACATACACATTTCTTCCgattaagaaatgagaaaacacatgGTATAAAGATACTGGTTAGGATTTGGTAGATGCcaatttgtaatttcctttttaaataaaatattactccaatcttgtttgtttttcttttattttagggtatcttttttttattattattaccctttcttttttttttttctataaaatgagaagtaaaGTAGGGGAAGGACTAAGCAACCAGTCACCTGGGCTTCTTTGGGCCACAGCTCAGCCGAGGACCACCGAGGTGGCCGTGGGGAAGGGGCGTGGCCACTGGGAGCACCGAAGGGCTGGGGTGGTCGTGGTCCCCTGGGTCTCAAGAGGCCCAAAGACTCTACTTGGAACCAGCAAGCTAGTAACTGGGAGTCTGTGCTTCTGAGTTCAGATTAAATCAGTCTTTCCTGTTGGTGTTAAAGGTTTTTGTATCATTCTCTTTATGTCTCATGAACAAGTAAAACCATCTTTCCATGAAGGAGTGGTCTTTGTGAGCAATGTAGTCTCTGAGGAGTGGATcagaaaagactgagaaaattGCTTCAAGGTCCCTGATGattctcaacagaaaaaaaaatggtgacgTCTGTTCCCATACAACAAATCTCCTTGGTCTAAAGTTCcctggaggatggggagggacTGACCTCTTTGCAACTGTTTCAACCCGCTCACCTCCCGACCCATCTTACCTGGAACAGGCATCAAGAACAGGAAGGGCAACACGAAGAGGAGATAATAGATTCTCATGGCCGGCAGGCTTCGCAGCACACTGAGACTGGGTGGGAAGGTGTGTTCGTCCACTTTATAAGGATTGCAGGACACAGCCATAGGTACAAGTAAGCAACGGCTGCAATTCCTGTAATAGTACAGTGATGACAATATGACGTGTTTCCTGATGCTTCATGCCAGTGTCTCTTACCCCACAGACCACGCCCACTCACCCCAAGTTAATTGCAAACCTAAAGGGTGAAGCAAATTTGATGTGAGCACACAGCCATCCCGATGCCCTCTAGGCATCAGGTCCAGGTCTGGCTCAGAGCTGGTTATAGATATGGGTGGGAAAGACCCCCTCCTCTTGGGAGCCGTCCTAAGGCATGTAGTCTGGAGCTGCCTTGTCCCCACTGTGGTATTTATGAGCTTTCTTCTTAAAGCCCTGGGTGAATCTGAAGCTCACCCGGGACCAAAGCAGTCCAGCTTTGGACATATTCAGAATCTAGGTGTAAACTCAGGTTGGGTCACATCCTAAGCCTGCACAGGTATGCCTGAAATTGAGATAGAATGGGATCAGCTTCCAGataggagagggaggagaaatggggcaCTTTCCAGAGTCCCTGACCCTATGCTCCTTGGCGTGTGATGCAGGACAATAACTTGGGTGAAACACGGCTTACATGTCATCATTATCTGAAAACTGTCAAATTCATGAGTCAAGGTGTCTCATTTTCCCtcctcagagaaggaaaatgctgGGATGATGTATTCGGTGGACTGGCACCTCTTCCTTGTTGATGACACTCCCTATACAAATGAGGGCCATGGGAAGGCACATTTAAGACTTCTAGTTATTCATGGCTCAAGAGCATTCAAGGAAGTCCAGAGATCAGGTGATTTCTACTGGATATTAATTTGATGTCTAAAgggccaacttttttttttttaatgattagacTTAAATATTAAGGAATCCATCAGTGGGTTATATTTGTCAATAGACTGTTTAATTGGGACCTGAAGTCACCATGACATTGCCTGGCTGTTGCATTGTGTGAATGCACTTAAAACAGATCCACTGAGGTCCCGGGGTATATTAGTTCTGGGACTGTGTATTTGGGATCTTGGCGCACTCATCGGGTTCTGTAAACACACTCTGAACCCCTCCTATTGATACAGACAAGTGCCACGTGCTTGGGGTCACATAAGCCATAGACGGGGGAGTTCTGATAAGTGTCATAGTAAGGGCTCCAGCACAGGGCTGTGGAAAGGTGGAAGAAAGAGTAAAAGGCAGGtttagataatttaaaaacagtttggACTTGTAGAcacttcatctttttatttttatttttaaaatattttttcttttctttttttaatttacatccaagttagcatatagtgcaacaaagatttcaggactagattccttagtgccccttacccatttagcccatcccccctcccacaacccctccagtaaccctctgtttgttctccatattgaaaagtctcttctgttttgtgtccctccctgttttgatattgtttttgcttccctttccttatatccatctgttttgtctcttgaagtcctcatatgagtgaagtcatatgatatttgtctttctctgactaattttgcttagcataataccctctagttccatccacgtacttgcaaatggcaagatttcatatattatatatatatatatatatatatatatatatatatatatatattctttatccattcatccgtcgatggacatttggctctttccatactttggttattgttgatagtgctgctataaacattggggtgcaggtgccccttcaaaacagcatatctgtatcccttggataaatacctagtagtgcaattgctgggttgtagggtagttctgtttttaattttttgaggaaactccatactgttttccagagtggctgcaccagtttcaaagcagatatttttaaatggggaagGAAGTGAgtgtggggcagggtgggtggtGGCTGTACAGACAGCCTTGCTCAGGCTTACACAGGATAAaaaggagggtggggtgggtgttgTAGAGAAGCAATACCTGCTTTCAGCCCAGGTGCAGGGCCAGAGTCATCCGAGCATCAGGTCACCGGGAATGATTTACTTTTCCACAAGGAACACAGACCTCTACAGTGAACTCTTGGTCTAACTGGTTCCTTCCAAGACTGGAAGGCATTTCTGAGGCAATGCCACTATTTTATAAGAGGTTCTTTGGGAATGAAAGCCATTATTCCTCATCAGCTAATTTGGAAGCAGGGGCCTGGGGGAAGAGCTATGGCAGTAGCACCCTCCCCACTACCAAATGAATTTTGAGAACGTTTATGAAAGTCATGCGTGTTTGTGGTAAAAATTCAAACACCAGAAGAGTTAGACAAGGTTCTTCACTTTTCCTCTGCTGGTAACTgcagtttgtcttttttgtggctttttttttttttaatgtcaaaagtaCTTTTG
Coding sequences:
- the LOC106981998 gene encoding beta-defensin 103A; protein product: MAVSCNPYKVDEHTFPPSLSVLRSLPAMRIYYLLFVLPFLFLMPVPGNGGIISLLQKQFCSLRSGRCALLTCLPKEEQIGRCSLSGRKCCRRKK